A portion of the Candidatus Cloacimonadota bacterium genome contains these proteins:
- a CDS encoding NAD-dependent succinate-semialdehyde dehydrogenase codes for MRVINPADNQFVKEYNNDSSEIVQLKLEKAQKAFLDWKKTEFSYRAKLMRNAAEILRKRSQEYAELMTIEMGKLISSGKAESEKCAWVCDYYAENAEKFLQDEPIITDADKSFITYQPFGVILAIMPWNFPFWQVFRFAAPNLMAGNAGLLKHASNVPGCALQIEKIFLEAGFPEAVFQTLLIGSTETKAVIENPIVKAVTLTGSTPAGKSVAETAGKVLKKCVLELGGSDPYIILADADIDNAVDLCLTSKLINSGQSCIAAKRFIVVKEVVEEFTTKFLNKMSQQKLGDPTDPRTKIGPMARTDLRDELHHQVQKSIEQGAKCILGGYVPEMNGAFYPATILTDVKKGMLAYSEEIFGPVAVIITAVNEAEAIQIANDTSFGLGAAIFTSNQQKGEEIAAKKLEAGCCFVNDFVKSDPRLPFGGIKESGFGRELARAGILEFVNTKTVSINNY; via the coding sequence TTGAGAGTAATAAATCCAGCTGATAATCAGTTTGTAAAAGAATATAATAATGACAGTTCTGAAATAGTTCAACTGAAATTGGAAAAAGCCCAAAAAGCTTTCCTGGATTGGAAGAAAACGGAATTTTCTTATCGAGCAAAATTGATGCGAAACGCAGCTGAAATCCTAAGAAAAAGATCACAGGAATATGCTGAATTGATGACTATAGAAATGGGAAAGCTGATTTCCAGTGGTAAAGCCGAATCAGAAAAATGCGCCTGGGTTTGCGATTATTATGCCGAAAATGCTGAAAAGTTTCTGCAGGATGAGCCGATCATTACTGATGCAGATAAGAGTTTTATTACCTATCAACCTTTTGGCGTTATTCTGGCCATAATGCCCTGGAATTTTCCTTTTTGGCAGGTTTTTCGATTTGCCGCTCCCAATTTGATGGCAGGAAATGCAGGTTTGCTTAAACATGCTTCCAATGTTCCAGGTTGTGCTTTACAGATCGAGAAGATATTTTTAGAAGCAGGTTTTCCGGAAGCTGTTTTTCAAACTCTTCTAATTGGAAGTACAGAAACAAAAGCTGTAATTGAGAATCCAATCGTGAAAGCTGTCACACTTACCGGCAGCACTCCAGCCGGAAAATCTGTAGCAGAAACAGCAGGCAAAGTCCTTAAGAAATGTGTTCTGGAACTGGGCGGCAGCGATCCATACATAATTCTGGCAGATGCTGATATCGATAATGCTGTCGATCTCTGCCTGACCAGCAAACTGATAAACTCCGGTCAAAGCTGCATTGCTGCTAAACGATTCATTGTTGTAAAAGAAGTTGTTGAAGAATTCACAACCAAATTCCTGAATAAAATGAGCCAGCAGAAACTTGGAGATCCAACCGATCCAAGAACAAAAATCGGGCCGATGGCACGAACTGATTTACGTGATGAACTGCACCATCAGGTACAAAAATCTATAGAGCAGGGTGCAAAATGTATTTTGGGTGGATACGTTCCAGAAATGAATGGAGCTTTTTATCCTGCTACAATTTTAACTGATGTAAAAAAAGGAATGTTAGCATATTCAGAAGAAATATTTGGCCCTGTGGCAGTTATCATTACAGCCGTTAATGAAGCAGAAGCAATCCAGATTGCCAATGATACAAGTTTTGGTTTGGGAGCTGCAATATTCACTTCCAACCAGCAAAAAGGTGAAGAAATAGCAGCCAAAAAGCTGGAAGCCGGCTGCTGTTTCGTAAATGATTTCGTAAAATCCGATCCCCGCCTGCCTTTCGGAGGAATAAAAGAAAGCGGCTTTGGCAGAGAACTGGCAAGAGCCGGTATTCTGGAATTTGTTAATACTAAAACAGTTAGCATTAATAATTATTGA
- a CDS encoding glutamate--cysteine ligase — protein MIEKQKQAISEYLRQSEKNSLLIGAELEFLIVDKFTKESISYYGKHGIEELLKTLTNNGFTADLEDDHIIGVHNEYLAITLEPGAQWEISLNPQKSFEIMEANYLEFMELLLPILQSKNQIPFSSGYLPISRIDDIKFIPKKRYKYMSEYLGKTGKYAHNMMKGTASIQVAIDFRDEEDFIRKMRLACRLTPIFSAVFDNTAIFEGKPYKDFCLRTLIWNCCDNQRCGIVPSVFYDDFGYQKYAEYILNLVPIIIQNENGSITSDDPFFINFDLTKNIYEQLNHIFSMCFPDVRARNYIELRMTDSLPYPLNFAFVELIDFIFNDDDNFEMVEDLLEKINLDEINMAKQKIIKKGINAEYNGKTIIHHMQQIMKNIPDGKYQTMIKQMASKEIIPRELEQIGGQLASTDI, from the coding sequence ATGATAGAAAAACAGAAACAAGCTATCTCGGAATATCTGAGACAAAGTGAGAAAAACTCCCTTTTAATCGGAGCAGAACTGGAGTTTCTCATTGTCGATAAATTTACCAAAGAAAGTATCTCATATTACGGAAAACACGGCATTGAAGAACTTTTAAAAACACTTACAAATAATGGATTTACAGCAGATTTGGAAGATGATCATATCATCGGTGTTCACAATGAATATCTTGCTATCACATTGGAACCTGGGGCACAATGGGAAATTTCTTTGAATCCACAGAAAAGTTTTGAGATCATGGAAGCTAATTATTTGGAATTCATGGAATTACTGTTGCCAATATTACAATCTAAAAATCAAATTCCTTTTTCTTCCGGTTATCTGCCAATTAGCAGAATAGATGACATCAAGTTCATTCCCAAAAAGCGATATAAATACATGTCGGAATACCTGGGTAAAACTGGTAAATATGCTCATAATATGATGAAAGGAACAGCTTCTATTCAGGTTGCAATAGATTTTAGAGATGAAGAAGATTTTATCAGGAAAATGCGCTTAGCCTGTAGATTGACCCCGATTTTCAGTGCTGTTTTCGATAATACCGCTATTTTCGAAGGAAAACCATATAAGGATTTCTGCCTTAGAACTTTGATCTGGAATTGTTGCGATAACCAGCGTTGTGGAATTGTTCCATCTGTTTTTTATGACGATTTCGGTTATCAAAAATATGCAGAATACATTTTGAATTTGGTTCCAATAATAATTCAGAATGAAAATGGATCAATTACTTCCGATGATCCTTTTTTCATAAACTTCGATCTTACTAAAAATATCTATGAACAATTGAATCATATTTTCTCAATGTGCTTTCCTGACGTTCGTGCTAGAAATTATATCGAACTTCGCATGACAGATTCACTTCCCTACCCGCTTAATTTTGCTTTCGTTGAACTGATCGACTTCATTTTCAATGATGATGACAACTTCGAAATGGTTGAAGATTTATTGGAGAAAATAAATCTCGATGAAATTAATATGGCAAAACAGAAGATCATTAAGAAAGGCATAAACGCTGAATATAATGGCAAAACAATCATTCATCACATGCAGCAAATCATGAAAAACATTCCTGATGGGAAATACCAGACCATGATCAAGCAGATGGCATCAAAAGAAATAATTCCCAGAGAATTGGAACAGATCGGAGGACAACTTGCATCGACAGATATTTGA
- a CDS encoding endonuclease, whose amino-acid sequence MKYKILLILFLAAVRLFADPPPGYYDGTENLYGEDLKAVLNDIIDGHTEVSYSAAWNALKDTDKDPDNPNNVILLYTGWSVTNTGYPTWNREHVWAKSHGDFGTTIGPGTDIHHLRPADPDVNSARGNKDFDNGGTQHSIATGCYYDDDSWEPRDEVKGDVARMIFYMATRYEGENGEIDLEAVDAVNTYPNPQHGKLSTLLEWNIIDPPDDFEENRNDVIFEDYQGNRNPFVDDPNFANLIWSSTIADFEGFPTEGNAPLTVDFTDLSQSPSTIEIWEWDFDGDGTIDSNQQNPQFIYQEDGVYSVTLTVQNDLGDEASTTKLGYILVGSSNIPITILAESFEDGLNWAVYDAYSSYSWERTNDIVSSSHPDNVPDGEWYVYMNNYGSNAGADDWLISPVIDLSDLTYPYFTFFSWTKYSDNIPGLEVMVSTDYNGSGDPQTAIWQNLNPVLPSANSQTWMSSGQVDLSAYIDENIYIAFHYESSGFGASSCTAWAVDNIIVEGFEVQNSVNEIIPANISLSNYPNPFNPATTITFNVTQTSSYAKIEIYNLKGQKVKTLPVILSPESLLGKACGTPTSYSVVWNGKDHNNKQVSSGIYYYKLNILNSPIKKMLLLK is encoded by the coding sequence ATGAAATATAAAATTTTGTTAATATTATTTTTAGCCGCAGTGCGTTTATTTGCCGATCCTCCACCTGGTTATTACGATGGAACTGAAAACCTTTATGGTGAGGATTTGAAAGCTGTTTTGAATGATATTATCGATGGACATACAGAAGTCAGTTATAGTGCGGCTTGGAATGCACTCAAAGATACTGACAAGGACCCTGATAATCCGAATAATGTAATTTTACTTTATACAGGTTGGTCGGTTACAAATACTGGTTATCCTACCTGGAACCGTGAACATGTCTGGGCAAAATCGCACGGAGATTTTGGGACAACTATAGGACCGGGAACAGATATTCATCATCTCCGTCCTGCCGATCCTGATGTGAACAGTGCACGTGGAAACAAAGATTTTGATAACGGTGGAACCCAGCATTCCATTGCAACAGGCTGCTATTATGACGATGACAGCTGGGAACCGCGTGATGAGGTGAAAGGAGATGTAGCTCGCATGATCTTTTACATGGCTACACGCTACGAAGGAGAAAATGGCGAGATTGACCTGGAAGCTGTAGATGCTGTAAATACTTATCCCAATCCCCAGCATGGAAAGCTCTCAACTTTATTGGAGTGGAACATCATCGATCCTCCCGATGATTTTGAAGAGAATCGAAACGATGTGATCTTCGAAGATTATCAGGGTAACCGCAATCCATTTGTTGATGATCCAAATTTTGCCAATTTAATCTGGAGCTCAACTATTGCTGATTTTGAAGGATTTCCAACTGAGGGAAATGCTCCGCTTACAGTTGATTTCACCGATTTATCTCAATCTCCATCTACAATTGAAATCTGGGAATGGGATTTTGATGGAGACGGCACGATAGATTCCAATCAACAGAATCCACAATTTATCTATCAGGAAGATGGTGTTTATTCGGTAACACTTACAGTTCAAAACGATCTGGGAGATGAAGCCAGCACCACCAAACTGGGTTATATTTTGGTTGGAAGTTCAAATATCCCGATCACGATTTTAGCTGAGAGTTTTGAAGACGGATTGAATTGGGCAGTTTACGATGCTTACAGTTCTTACAGTTGGGAACGAACCAACGATATTGTCAGCAGTTCACATCCAGATAATGTTCCGGATGGTGAATGGTATGTTTACATGAATAATTACGGCAGTAATGCCGGTGCCGATGACTGGTTGATATCTCCAGTTATCGATCTGTCAGATCTTACATATCCGTATTTTACATTTTTCTCCTGGACTAAATATAGCGACAATATTCCCGGTTTGGAAGTTATGGTTTCCACCGATTATAACGGTTCTGGAGATCCGCAAACAGCCATTTGGCAAAACCTGAATCCTGTTTTACCTTCGGCAAATTCTCAGACCTGGATGTCTTCAGGGCAGGTTGATCTTTCTGCTTATATTGATGAAAATATCTACATTGCCTTTCATTATGAATCTTCTGGTTTTGGAGCCAGTTCATGCACAGCCTGGGCTGTAGACAATATAATCGTGGAAGGATTTGAAGTTCAAAATTCTGTGAATGAAATAATTCCTGCCAATATCTCACTTTCCAATTATCCAAATCCTTTCAATCCAGCAACTACAATTACATTTAACGTAACGCAAACGTCTTCGTATGCGAAAATCGAAATTTACAATCTGAAAGGTCAGAAAGTTAAAACATTGCCTGTCATCCTGAGTCCCGAGTCTTTGCTCGGGAAAGCATGTGGCACACCAACGAGTTATTCTGTCGTCTGGAATGGCAAAGACCACAATAACAAGCAGGTATCCAGTGGAATCTATTATTACAAATTGAATATTCTAAACTCACCAATAAAGAAAATGTTGTTATTGAAATAA
- a CDS encoding DMT family transporter has product MTNQNKAYIFASFAVLFWSTAPSAFKLTLRYLNTIEMLLYSSFTASLALFLILIFQKKLNQFKQFSNKDFLHSAILGFLNPFFYYVILFKAYTLLPGQMAQPLNFVWPLMIVLLSIPILGQKIKPASILAIFISFCGVIIISTKGRFATMDMVNPLGVFLALSSSIIWALFFLINVRDKRDETLKLFLSFTFGFLFVLIVFLFQAKFPDFIGILGAIYIGLFEMGITFVIWVKALKLSQTTAQVNNLIYLTPFLALIFLNIFIKEEILFSTIIGLIFIVTGILIQRKVGGKIESNKSS; this is encoded by the coding sequence ATGACAAATCAAAATAAAGCCTACATTTTTGCTTCTTTTGCTGTGCTTTTCTGGTCTACTGCACCTTCTGCATTCAAGCTGACACTGCGATATTTGAACACGATTGAAATGCTTTTATATTCTTCTTTTACAGCAAGTTTAGCATTATTTCTAATCCTGATTTTTCAAAAAAAACTGAATCAATTCAAGCAATTTTCCAATAAAGATTTTCTGCATTCTGCAATCTTAGGATTTCTTAATCCTTTTTTCTATTATGTTATTTTATTCAAAGCTTACACACTTCTGCCAGGCCAGATGGCACAACCACTAAATTTCGTATGGCCGCTGATGATCGTACTTCTATCAATTCCAATATTGGGACAGAAGATAAAACCTGCCAGTATTCTGGCAATTTTCATCAGTTTCTGCGGGGTAATAATAATCTCTACCAAAGGACGATTTGCTACAATGGATATGGTGAACCCGCTGGGAGTTTTTCTGGCTTTGTCCAGTTCAATTATCTGGGCACTTTTCTTTTTGATAAACGTTCGTGACAAACGTGATGAAACATTGAAACTTTTCCTCAGTTTTACTTTTGGATTTCTATTTGTTCTGATCGTATTTCTTTTTCAAGCCAAATTTCCAGATTTTATTGGTATTTTAGGAGCAATCTATATCGGGTTATTTGAAATGGGAATTACATTTGTGATCTGGGTAAAAGCTCTAAAGCTATCTCAAACCACTGCACAAGTTAATAATTTGATATATCTTACACCATTTCTGGCGTTAATTTTTCTGAATATTTTTATAAAAGAAGAAATTTTATTTTCGACCATCATCGGTTTGATTTTTATCGTTACTGGAATTTTGATCCAACGCAAAGTAGGAGGTAAAATTGAGAGTAATAAATCCAGCTGA
- a CDS encoding HD domain-containing protein, translated as MDREKLQKIYDENIKHSSDYYSEFACRNEAEKRYLPEPRCHMRTPYAVDRDRILHSGAYRRYQGKTQVFSFTNMFDEETSNRSLHTTYVSQISRTISKMLRLNLELTEAIALGHDLGHSPFGHDGEIALSKCCQKYKIGQFHHNIQSLHIVDHISHRGKGLNLTFQVRDGIISHDGEVHNTVLHPNRNKTENDIKSYISGKKQGKKVNWMPATLEACVVRISDTIAYIGQDIEDAIRLNILKREEIPVNCAEYLGKTNSQIIDTLVKSVILNSYDKDQVAFDEETSHYLLKLKKFNYARIYTDKNVKHARDIINRSMDILFDQYLEDIETNETDSKVFTQFLNRKNENYMKSFNNAEKVRDFVATMTDRYYNEEIKNYLLPGSFY; from the coding sequence ATGGATAGAGAAAAACTGCAGAAGATTTACGATGAAAATATAAAACATTCCAGTGATTATTACAGTGAGTTTGCCTGTCGTAATGAAGCTGAAAAGCGTTATTTACCTGAACCTCGCTGTCATATGAGAACACCTTATGCTGTTGATCGTGATAGAATTCTGCATAGCGGAGCTTATCGACGTTATCAGGGTAAAACTCAGGTTTTTTCCTTCACGAATATGTTCGATGAAGAAACTTCCAATCGCAGTTTGCACACCACCTATGTTTCACAGATCTCCAGAACTATTTCCAAGATGCTGCGCTTGAATCTGGAACTGACCGAGGCAATTGCTCTGGGCCACGATCTGGGACATTCTCCGTTTGGTCATGATGGTGAAATCGCTCTCAGTAAATGTTGTCAGAAATATAAAATTGGGCAGTTTCATCACAATATACAGAGCCTTCATATTGTAGACCATATCTCGCATCGTGGTAAAGGATTGAATCTGACATTCCAAGTGCGGGACGGCATAATTTCTCACGATGGAGAAGTTCATAATACTGTACTTCATCCTAACAGAAATAAAACTGAAAATGACATAAAATCTTATATTTCCGGTAAGAAACAGGGAAAAAAGGTTAATTGGATGCCGGCAACATTGGAAGCTTGTGTGGTTAGAATTTCTGATACAATTGCTTATATCGGACAGGACATCGAAGATGCGATCAGATTAAATATTTTAAAGCGGGAAGAAATTCCTGTAAATTGCGCTGAGTACCTGGGAAAAACCAACAGCCAGATCATCGATACACTGGTAAAAAGTGTGATCTTGAATAGTTACGACAAAGATCAGGTGGCATTTGATGAAGAAACGTCACATTATCTCTTGAAACTCAAGAAATTCAATTATGCTCGCATTTACACCGATAAAAACGTGAAACATGCCAGAGATATTATCAATCGCAGCATGGACATTCTTTTCGATCAGTATCTGGAAGATATCGAGACAAATGAAACCGATTCCAAGGTTTTTACACAATTCCTGAATCGTAAAAATGAGAATTATATGAAATCGTTCAATAATGCTGAAAAGGTTCGAGACTTCGTTGCTACAATGACAGATCGCTACTATAACGAAGAAATTAAGAATTATTTATTACCGGGTAGTTTTTATTAG
- a CDS encoding AMP-binding protein, protein MKDLKELTLKAVLERSNKLFGHRTAFSWVKGDPHTYKDVYEKVNEIKIFLHNNGIITGDRVAILAENSPNWGIAYLAITTMGAVVVPILPDFHENEVRHILRHSGTKAIFVSEKLYGKLPESKSNRMRILIDDFSIIPPETTKEKLNSILNSGSHEFAKLKESALKFTGFVSQQVRENDTAAIIYTSGTTGRSKGVMLTHKNLVFNILDTLNIQNLDEHDRLISILPLPHTYECTIGFLLPFSCGASIFYLDKPPVARVLLPAMAKIKPTMMLTVPLIMEKIFKTKIQPTFTQKKLLNVLYKIPFFRILLHKAAARKLYKSFGGKLHFFGIGGALLAPDVERFMRDAKFPYAIGYGLTETSPLIAGCSPSVTRYRSTGTVLPGLEVKIEKPNPKTGEGEILVKGPSVMKGYYKDPERTKEVLSDDGWFHTGDLGILTKDNYLYIKGRSKNVIIGPSGENIYPESIEAIISENEFVLESIVYSHEKKIIARIYLNYEMIDEIHGTSQHESKMEKIINKLLNDIKRETNSQLSQFSRISQVIEQTEPFEKTPTKKIKRYLYTN, encoded by the coding sequence ATGAAAGATTTAAAAGAACTCACATTGAAAGCTGTTTTAGAACGAAGTAATAAATTGTTTGGTCATCGTACTGCATTTTCCTGGGTAAAAGGCGATCCTCACACATACAAAGATGTATATGAAAAAGTAAATGAGATCAAAATATTCCTGCATAACAACGGCATTATAACTGGAGATCGAGTTGCCATTTTAGCAGAAAATTCTCCTAACTGGGGAATTGCATATCTGGCAATAACAACCATGGGTGCTGTAGTAGTTCCTATCTTACCCGATTTTCATGAAAATGAAGTTCGGCACATTCTGCGCCATTCCGGAACAAAAGCGATCTTTGTATCGGAAAAGTTGTATGGAAAGTTACCTGAAAGCAAATCTAATCGTATGCGAATCCTTATTGATGATTTCAGTATTATCCCTCCTGAAACAACAAAAGAAAAACTTAACTCGATTCTAAATAGCGGTTCCCATGAATTCGCCAAGTTGAAAGAATCTGCTTTAAAATTTACAGGATTCGTAAGCCAGCAAGTCAGAGAAAATGACACTGCAGCAATAATCTATACTTCGGGAACAACAGGCCGTTCCAAAGGTGTGATGTTGACACACAAAAATTTAGTTTTCAACATTTTGGATACTCTTAATATTCAGAATTTAGATGAACATGATCGACTTATTTCGATTTTACCTCTTCCCCATACTTATGAATGTACAATTGGTTTCCTGCTGCCTTTCAGTTGCGGAGCCAGCATTTTTTATCTGGATAAACCTCCTGTAGCAAGAGTTCTTTTACCAGCAATGGCAAAAATAAAACCAACGATGATGTTAACCGTGCCACTTATCATGGAAAAGATATTTAAAACCAAAATCCAACCTACTTTCACACAAAAGAAGCTTTTGAATGTGCTTTACAAAATCCCATTTTTCAGAATTCTGTTACATAAAGCTGCAGCTAGGAAATTATATAAATCCTTTGGTGGGAAACTTCATTTCTTTGGAATTGGTGGAGCACTTTTAGCACCCGATGTAGAAAGATTCATGCGGGATGCAAAATTCCCTTATGCTATTGGTTATGGCCTTACTGAAACCTCTCCCTTGATTGCTGGATGCTCTCCATCTGTAACTCGATATCGTTCTACAGGAACTGTGTTACCAGGACTGGAAGTAAAGATCGAAAAACCAAATCCAAAAACAGGAGAAGGAGAAATCCTGGTAAAAGGACCAAGCGTAATGAAAGGATATTATAAAGATCCTGAACGGACAAAAGAAGTTCTTTCAGATGATGGCTGGTTTCATACTGGAGATCTGGGAATTCTTACCAAAGATAATTATCTATATATCAAAGGTCGTTCAAAAAATGTGATCATCGGGCCAAGCGGTGAGAATATTTATCCAGAATCTATTGAAGCTATAATTAGTGAAAATGAATTTGTTTTGGAATCGATAGTATATTCTCATGAAAAGAAAATAATAGCCAGAATTTATCTTAACTATGAAATGATAGATGAGATTCACGGCACTTCACAACATGAATCTAAAATGGAAAAAATAATCAATAAGTTATTGAATGACATAAAGAGAGAGACAAATTCCCAGCTTTCTCAGTTTTCACGCATATCTCAGGTTATCGAACAAACTGAACCATTTGAAAAAACTCCAACCAAAAAAATAAAACGTTATCTCTATACAAATTAA
- a CDS encoding cation diffusion facilitator family transporter has protein sequence MKNAKTQIGYLQAIISVIINILLFAVKLWAGIKSASIAIIADAWHTLSDSFSSFLLIIGFKISSKPADEKHPFGHGRAEIIFSVIVGTILAVIGVNFLVESIERLKSVHSAQFGLFAYIATIVSILAKEGMAQFAIRMGKKHNSYLLIADGWHHRSDAISSIIILIGIILGKYFWWIDGILGILMAFLLFYAAYDVLKNSISHLIGEEPSDDLICEIVELIRNKIAQPVYLHHLHVHYYGDHREVTFHIEMNPDLALKEVHTVMDEIENLLRVEMNIEATIHAEPYSLPDSENISEHDKSK, from the coding sequence TAAATATTCTGTTGTTTGCAGTTAAACTATGGGCGGGAATAAAATCAGCTTCGATAGCTATTATCGCCGATGCCTGGCACACACTTTCCGATTCATTTTCTTCGTTCTTACTTATTATCGGGTTCAAAATATCCAGTAAACCTGCGGATGAAAAACATCCTTTTGGCCACGGTAGAGCAGAGATAATTTTTTCTGTGATCGTAGGTACAATTTTAGCAGTGATCGGCGTAAATTTTCTGGTAGAATCGATTGAAAGATTGAAAAGTGTCCATTCCGCTCAGTTTGGACTATTTGCCTACATCGCTACAATAGTTTCAATATTGGCAAAAGAAGGAATGGCTCAATTTGCGATTCGAATGGGAAAGAAACATAATTCCTACCTTCTTATTGCGGATGGCTGGCATCATCGATCCGATGCGATTTCATCTATAATAATTTTAATAGGAATTATTTTGGGAAAGTATTTCTGGTGGATCGATGGTATTTTGGGAATATTAATGGCATTCCTGCTTTTCTATGCTGCTTATGATGTATTAAAAAATTCAATTAGTCATTTAATTGGTGAAGAACCTTCTGATGATTTGATTTGTGAGATAGTTGAATTGATAAGAAATAAAATAGCACAACCAGTTTATCTGCATCATCTGCACGTGCATTATTATGGCGATCACAGAGAAGTTACCTTTCATATCGAAATGAATCCCGATCTGGCATTAAAAGAAGTTCATACGGTAATGGATGAAATTGAAAATCTATTACGAGTAGAAATGAATATCGAAGCAACAATTCATGCGGAGCCTTACAGCCTGCCAGATTCTGAAAATATTAGTGAACATGACAAATCAAAATAA
- the trmB gene encoding tRNA (guanosine(46)-N7)-methyltransferase TrmB encodes MEDLSKKFAYFEIEPEADKHLDFNQVFGNSNPVHLEIGSGRGEFLIQKARQNPDVNYLAIELKEKRIKTIMRKLDFEDHKNVRVIRLFVDSTVTEILAEESFEKIFIIHPDPWPKKRHNRRRIINQDFIDVLWKLLKPDGIVRLSTDHPDYAIWIVDHFSIRKDFGSLHENGFTKNAPEDHLETYFEKMKKAEGFPPFFMEYKKVKILD; translated from the coding sequence ATGGAAGATTTAAGTAAAAAATTTGCATATTTCGAGATTGAACCTGAAGCTGATAAACATCTTGATTTTAATCAGGTTTTTGGAAATTCAAATCCAGTTCATCTGGAAATTGGTAGTGGAAGAGGTGAATTCCTGATACAAAAAGCAAGACAAAATCCAGATGTTAATTATTTAGCGATAGAATTAAAAGAAAAACGCATTAAAACAATTATGCGGAAACTGGATTTTGAAGATCACAAAAACGTAAGAGTGATCAGGCTGTTTGTAGATAGCACCGTAACAGAAATTTTAGCTGAGGAAAGCTTTGAAAAGATCTTTATTATTCATCCAGATCCTTGGCCCAAAAAGCGTCATAATCGACGCAGAATAATTAATCAGGATTTTATCGATGTACTCTGGAAGCTCTTAAAGCCAGATGGAATTGTCAGACTTTCTACTGATCATCCCGATTATGCCATCTGGATCGTCGATCATTTTTCTATTCGCAAGGATTTTGGATCGCTTCATGAAAATGGATTTACAAAAAATGCGCCAGAGGATCATCTGGAAACGTATTTTGAAAAAATGAAAAAAGCTGAGGGCTTTCCACCTTTTTTTATGGAATATAAGAAAGTCAAGATTTTAGATTGA